The sequence TTcaatttgatatttttattatttgtgTATTAAGTTGTTTCTATCAGAATAAGCCGATCTAGGTCTTTTGTATGTGGGTTTTTAATTTTATCAATTTACAAAGTAAGAGACTAACAAAATTCACACAaagttctgattttttttttttttccttcttgtgTTTGATTTGTAAATTACAGAAATTGGAGTTATTTTTTATTTGTTTGTTTGAGGTTCAAGctattttttttagtgtaaattttaaTAAGGAGTAAAATTTTTGTATTGTTTCTATGGATTTACACATTTTATTTGcagatttatttatttttatcttgGAAAATATCTGTAGattatattgatataaaaattgaacttttatatcaatatcattatgtttttacattaaatatttttatttatattaattaatattaactaGTTTGACTTAAACAATGGAAGTGTAGCTAATTTTGTAGAGaggaggaattttttttttttttttaggtgtgGAATCATTCTGTGTGTTCAACGGTGTTTATTGGTTCAAATGTAATTAAATTTTCATGTATTATAGTTCTTCTGTATGTATTCTCACCACTGTAATCAATTATCAGTTATAATGTCTATAACAAATTGTTTTGATTTTCTGTTGTTGCTGTATCCCTGAATAAAACTACAGATTTATGCTCTGGTCTTGTAAAGTTCAGCCTTTAATTCTGATTTGGCGTTCGtttgttttcttatttgtggtAAATAAATATGAATTCGATTTGAAGCTCATCTTTAGATTATATTGTTATGAAAAATTTGTGCTTTATGTGTTTGTTTTGTATGAATTATGCCCAAAGTATCTTCTGTTACCTTAGTAGCTGTGTACAGTTGATCATATCCTTGAATTGTGTATCGCACATACAGATTAACTTCCCTATTATGCTTTCTTAAACTTATTTGAATTAATTATTTTACTCGGAGTAACTTGCTATAGAATTTGTCTATTTCAGGAACACATATCTATCTGCTCAGGTGGTAATTTATTTATATTCGTGGTCAATTCAAGTTATTTCTGATGAGACGTCAAAGGAATATGTTTGATAAGTTCCCTGAGACGGTTGATCTTAACGAGGGCCCGACTTTTAACGGTTTTGATACTGGCGAATCGGATGAATGCAACAGCCGATTATCTCCAACTGAAAGACGACATATGTTAAGTAATAATGATGTTTCAGGTGATCATCAACGTAAGTCTCAAAGTGTTAGTAGATGGGATGTAGGTGAATCAAGCTCTAGACCAAATGTACAACATcaaacacctaataataataattggtccTCTTCATATGATTCAAGATTTCAACATCAACAATTTGATCATCAGTTACCTGTTGGGCCGTTAAATCtgcaaaattctagttctaatCATACTCCAATGGACGTTGATTTGAACGTTGAGTATGGCGGTAATAATAGTAGCAACGATGGCCCTAGTATTGCTGCTTCGGTGACTAATTCTTTTGGGACAACTAATTATTTTGTGACTAATAATCGGGGTTTATCTTCACCTATGGTGAATCCTCGGGACCCACATAATGTTGAGAGCTCACAAAGATATGTTGACCAAATGCCAAGTCATCATCGGTCAAACCAACAAACACCGTTAATGCATCATGTTCCTGGCATCATGCCTAGAAACCCTGTTCCGTTTCCGTGGGCCGGTAGTAACGCCAATTCAAGAAACGGCAGTTCATCGAGTTCTGTATTTTCgagacataataataataacaatattagtattaataataataggaatTCGGTGATAGATTCTTCAAACTGGAGCTTAGTTCCCGGTGGGCCCAGCGTTAATGGAAGTTCATCTAGTGGTTCAAGGAACGATACTCTTTGGATGCCGGACCATAACTCGACAACTCAGCAAAGATCGGCTGACTATTATAATTCATGGACTCTTTTCCCATCTACTGAGACGGATTCGGGAGGGCATTTTCGTCATTTGAATCATTTCCCATCAGGCTCGTCTTCTTCTACATCAGAGGAAAATGTGATCCCGCCACGTCATCATCAACCTCCTCCAAGACCATTGGTGGTCCCCGATGATAATTGGAACGTTGATTGGCAGGTTGATGTCGAAGGAAGACACATGCTGGTTTCTGGGGTTTGACTTCTTACTTTATAACAATTacatacattattattattttatttttacatttgGTTTGTTGGATTTTATTTACCTTTTCAAGATTATCCCTCCCAAAATAGgtgaatagatatagatatagatatagatatagatatagatatagatatagatatagatatagatatagatacttATTATGCAAAAATGTTAAATAAAGTTATCCATGGAAACATGTTATAGATTAGGTAATATAGCTCTTGTTAAAACACTACACAATCTGATGCGCGCGCTAATCGTTAATATTAAGGTGTATTAAATATACTGTATGATTGATGCTTGTTCATTAATTAAATTTTTTATTCTGCATTTCACTTATATCTGTGTCCTATGTTTTGAATTACTTACTGAAATTGATGTACCATGCTCGATAACTAATTTAGATAGCTTTATCATTGTTCTGTTAATATGCCTAATTTTATGGATTCGAATTTCATAATATTATCAATCAGCTGGTAACGTTCAATCCTACGAAGGATAATGTATTTCTTTACATATGTTGCTGCATGTGTTTTAAGTGTATTTTTTGTTGCATGATTAGGGAGTATTTGTTGTTAATTGCAATTTGTGCTTTAATAGTATGTGACGTTTGACTTCTATCATACAGATGCGTCAGATATTGCATGCTTTGCGAAGAGGAGAAAACTTACGTGCTGAGGTCTGCTGTTGTCTTTCTAAACTGCATGTTATTTTCACttcttatatattaattatgtttatgtttatattcatatacTAAAATGAAATCGATACGCATTTGTTACTTACCCATTTGTAACTTGTATTTAATATCTTATGTTGATACATTAGGTAAGCTTACAACTGAGATTAGTATGTGAATAAACTTTACCATCATAATTCCTGGATTTTAACATGGTTTGATTTGCTAAACTGATAAACTTCATGATGAGAAACGTTGATTTTTATTCTTAGAATAGTAAGATaaaaggttttccctgttcgggttatCCGGGAGGGCGAGTAATCTGATCCCATACTCTGATGTACACAGCCAAGAGGATAACTCCTTGGCTGTTTCAAACCCTCCCTAGCCATCATTAGATATTCGTCCTAGACAGGATTCGagcctgagacctcttgcaaggaactcatGGCCCAAACCACTGGGCTATCTTATGATAGTTGAGTTAATAAATCCATATTTTTGAAATGAGCTAATCAAATATCTGATGAGATAGAAGGACCCggataataatattttttaaaatgattttttttattagATGCTACAATAAATCTATATTATTTTTGAGATACAACCATCTTCTCGACATGTCCTACTTTTAAGATGTAGATACATTCCCGGTAGCACTGCGTTGAACCCTTATATGGCAATCGAAATCAACCCAATACTTGATTTCCTATATAATCTGTATTTATGAAGAGAATATTGTTACCTTtttttcatttatgaaataccatCCTTGCCTATCTTTTACTGATTACACGTAAATAACGTAATACGGAAATGTTTGATCTG comes from Rutidosis leptorrhynchoides isolate AG116_Rl617_1_P2 chromosome 4, CSIRO_AGI_Rlap_v1, whole genome shotgun sequence and encodes:
- the LOC139845376 gene encoding E3 ubiquitin-protein ligase MBR2-like; its protein translation is MRRQRNMFDKFPETVDLNEGPTFNGFDTGESDECNSRLSPTERRHMLSNNDVSGDHQRKSQSVSRWDVGESSSRPNVQHQTPNNNNWSSSYDSRFQHQQFDHQLPVGPLNLQNSSSNHTPMDVDLNVEYGGNNSSNDGPSIAASVTNSFGTTNYFVTNNRGLSSPMVNPRDPHNVESSQRYVDQMPSHHRSNQQTPLMHHVPGIMPRNPVPFPWAGSNANSRNGSSSSSVFSRHNNNNNISINNNRNSVIDSSNWSLVPGGPSVNGSSSSGSRNDTLWMPDHNSTTQQRSADYYNSWTLFPSTETDSGGHFRHLNHFPSGSSSSTSEENVIPPRHHQPPPRPLVVPDDNWNVDWQVDVEGRHMLVSGMRQILHALRRGENLRAEDYMLFDPFINGVADLHDRHRDMRLDVDNMSYEELLALEERIGDVKTGLTEEAILKSMKQRKHFSFMAVYNQNIEPCCVCREDYENGDDIGTLDCGHEFHTCCIKQWLTQKNLCPICKMTGLSTT